A DNA window from Arachis duranensis cultivar V14167 chromosome 3, aradu.V14167.gnm2.J7QH, whole genome shotgun sequence contains the following coding sequences:
- the LOC107476424 gene encoding uncharacterized protein LOC107476424 encodes MASTPKQSYEQQPLNAQQRARNSGMINSSQSPTGDDREEEMSRSALAMFRAKEEEIERKKMEVRDKVHTYLGKVEEETKRLAEIREELESLTDPLRKDVAVIRKRIDIINKELKPLGQTCQKKEREYKDALEAFNEKNREKTQLVTKLMELVTESEKLRMKKLEELSKNVDSLH; translated from the exons CAGTCTTATGAACAGCAGCCACTGAATGCGCAGCAGCGAGCTAGGAACTCGGGGATGATCAACTCTAGCCAGAGTCCAACAGGGGATGACAGGGAAGAGGAGATGTCGAGATCAGCCTTGGCGATGTTTCGAGCcaaggaagaagagattgaaaggaagaaaatggaggtgagGGATAAGGTTCATACTTATCTGGGAAAAGTTGAAGAAGAAACAAAGCGCTTGGCTGAGATTAGAGAA GAGCTTGAATCTCTCACAGATCCATTGAGGAAAGATGTTGCAGTAATTCGCAAGAGGATAGACATTATTAACAAAGAATTAAAGCCACTGGGTCAGACCTGCCAAAAAAAG GAGAGAGAATACAAGGATGCCCTTGAAGCTTTCAATGAGAAAAACCGAGAAAAGACTCAACTAGTTACAAAATTGATGGAG CTGGTGACTGAAAGTGAGAAGTTGAGGATGAAGAAGCTTGAAGAGCTAAGCAAAAACGTAGATAGCCTCCATTGA